The following coding sequences are from one Ammoniphilus sp. CFH 90114 window:
- a CDS encoding sulfite oxidase: MRPYLTTRSLIPENQETPISFIRGWQTEEPLFYRRNHFQYPRLPEDHLFLPILGHVQQPRMFSYQDLASMPSKTLTVALECAGNQRSKFDPRVYGEQWENGAVSQGTWRGVPLAYLITLTGLHSTAKEVVFEGQDFGKREDLEGVFYYGRSLPLTKALHPDTIIAYEFNGKPIPFKHGYPYRLIVPQWYAMASVKWLKRIKVIDHEYQGPFQTIDYQYYPYPDLDKGKTPVTVTNVNSIIQQPLPFQILDQGIHQLEGLAWTGLGRIKEVEVSVTGGESWEKATLVNSTAQPYAWTQWSYLWEVKEKGEYRIKSRAKDYNGRVQPEKPFWNRKGYGYNAIAEVKVKVV; the protein is encoded by the coding sequence ATTCCGGAAAATCAAGAAACTCCCATTTCCTTTATCAGGGGTTGGCAAACGGAAGAACCACTGTTTTATAGACGCAATCATTTTCAATATCCCCGATTACCAGAGGATCATCTTTTTCTTCCTATATTAGGTCATGTTCAGCAACCGAGAATGTTTTCTTATCAGGATTTAGCAAGTATGCCTTCAAAGACCCTAACAGTAGCTTTAGAGTGTGCTGGCAATCAACGGTCTAAATTTGATCCTAGAGTGTACGGAGAACAATGGGAAAATGGAGCCGTCAGTCAGGGAACTTGGAGAGGAGTTCCCTTAGCCTACCTTATAACCCTTACAGGTCTTCATTCCACAGCGAAGGAAGTCGTTTTCGAAGGACAGGATTTCGGCAAACGTGAGGATCTGGAGGGTGTTTTTTATTATGGAAGAAGCCTTCCTCTAACCAAAGCCTTACATCCGGATACGATCATAGCCTATGAGTTCAATGGAAAACCAATACCTTTTAAGCATGGATATCCCTACCGGTTAATTGTTCCTCAGTGGTATGCTATGGCTTCCGTAAAATGGCTTAAGCGAATTAAGGTAATTGATCATGAATATCAAGGGCCGTTTCAAACTATTGACTATCAGTATTATCCTTACCCAGATCTCGATAAGGGAAAAACACCAGTCACCGTGACGAACGTTAATTCCATTATTCAACAGCCGCTTCCATTTCAAATTCTAGATCAAGGTATTCATCAACTTGAAGGATTAGCATGGACTGGGTTAGGACGTATTAAAGAGGTTGAAGTAAGTGTGACTGGAGGAGAAAGCTGGGAGAAGGCTACCCTTGTAAACAGTACAGCACAGCCCTATGCTTGGACACAGTGGTCGTATCTGTGGGAAGTCAAGGAGAAAGGGGAGTATAGAATTAAATCCAGAGCCAAGGACTACAACGGACGGGTTCAACCTGAGAAGCCATTCTGGAATCGAAAGGGTTATGGTTACAATGCGATCGCTGAGGTGAAGGTGAAGGTTGTATGA